A genome region from Nocardiopsis exhalans includes the following:
- a CDS encoding sugar phosphate isomerase/epimerase family protein: MTRPVTLFTGQWADLPFEEVCALASSWGYDGLEIACWGDHLDVTRAAADDAYVQERLDILKRHGLGVWAISNHLLGQAVCDDPIDQRHQDILPSRVWGDGDPEGVRRRAAEEMKLTARAAAKLGVATVVGFTGSAIWKYVAMFPPVGEDVIRAGYRDFADRWNPILDVFDEVGVRFAHEVHPSEIAYDYWSTQAALEAVGHREAFGLNWDPSHMVWQDIDPVGFLWDFRDRVYHVDCKDARKRVGNGRNGRLGSHLPWGDPRRGWDFVSTGRGDVPWEACFRVLNSIGYDGPISVEWEDAGMDRLTGAAEAVRFVRANAFDPPESSFDSAFGSD, encoded by the coding sequence ATGACCAGACCGGTCACCCTCTTCACCGGCCAGTGGGCCGACCTGCCCTTCGAGGAAGTGTGCGCGCTCGCCTCGTCCTGGGGCTACGACGGACTGGAGATCGCCTGCTGGGGCGACCACCTGGACGTCACCCGGGCCGCCGCGGACGACGCCTACGTCCAGGAGCGCCTGGACATCCTCAAACGCCACGGCCTCGGAGTGTGGGCCATCTCGAACCACCTCCTGGGCCAGGCGGTCTGCGACGACCCCATCGACCAGCGCCACCAGGACATCCTGCCGTCCCGGGTCTGGGGCGACGGCGACCCGGAGGGGGTGCGCCGACGCGCCGCCGAGGAGATGAAGCTGACCGCCCGGGCCGCGGCCAAGCTGGGCGTGGCCACGGTGGTGGGCTTCACGGGCTCGGCGATCTGGAAGTACGTGGCGATGTTCCCGCCGGTGGGCGAGGACGTGATCAGGGCGGGCTACCGGGACTTCGCCGACCGCTGGAACCCGATCCTGGACGTGTTCGACGAGGTGGGCGTGCGGTTCGCGCACGAGGTGCACCCGTCCGAGATCGCCTACGACTACTGGTCGACCCAGGCCGCCCTGGAGGCCGTGGGCCACCGGGAGGCCTTCGGGCTGAACTGGGACCCCAGCCACATGGTGTGGCAGGACATCGACCCGGTCGGTTTCCTGTGGGACTTCCGGGACCGCGTCTACCACGTGGACTGCAAGGACGCCCGCAAACGCGTGGGCAACGGCCGCAACGGGCGCCTGGGCTCCCACCTGCCCTGGGGCGACCCGCGCCGCGGCTGGGACTTCGTGTCCACCGGCCGCGGCGACGTGCCCTGGGAGGCGTGCTTCCGCGTGCTGAACTCGATCGGCTACGACGGGCCGATCTCCGTCGAGTGGGAGGACGCGGGCATGGACCGCCTCACCGGCGCCGCCGAGGCGGTCAGGTTCGTCCGGGCCAACGCCTTCGACCCGCCCGAGTCCTCCTTCGACTCGGCCTTCGGCTCCGACTGA
- a CDS encoding carbonic anhydrase has product MAITRRGAFKASLLGGVGAAVATTLPSSAWAGAAPVGAVTGDAKKALRLLKEGNRRWHRHVSRHPHESRARRAQLVEGQDPFAVVLGCADSRVPPELVFDRGLGDLFTIRSAGQVLDGSVLGSLTYAVEHLHTPLIVVMGHQSCGAVDAAVEAHRTGELPHGHVGGLVAEILEVVESTPDDGDDFLDDCVRANARHIAERLSGDDELGEFVSDGRLEVVAARYDLESSRVTWL; this is encoded by the coding sequence ATGGCCATCACCCGCCGCGGCGCCTTCAAGGCGTCGCTCCTCGGCGGTGTCGGCGCAGCCGTCGCCACCACCCTCCCCTCCTCGGCCTGGGCCGGAGCCGCCCCCGTCGGGGCCGTCACCGGCGACGCCAAGAAGGCCCTGCGCCTGCTCAAGGAGGGCAACAGGCGCTGGCACCGCCACGTGTCCCGGCACCCCCACGAGAGCAGGGCGCGCCGTGCCCAGCTGGTCGAGGGTCAGGATCCCTTCGCGGTCGTCCTGGGCTGCGCGGACTCCCGGGTGCCCCCGGAGCTGGTCTTCGACCGGGGGCTGGGTGACCTCTTCACCATCCGCTCCGCGGGCCAGGTCCTGGACGGTTCCGTGCTCGGCAGCCTCACCTACGCGGTCGAGCACCTGCACACGCCCCTGATCGTGGTGATGGGCCACCAGAGCTGCGGAGCCGTCGACGCGGCGGTGGAGGCGCACCGCACCGGCGAGCTCCCGCACGGACACGTCGGCGGCCTGGTCGCGGAGATCCTGGAGGTGGTGGAGTCCACCCCCGACGACGGCGATGACTTCCTCGACGACTGCGTCCGGGCCAATGCCCGGCACATCGCGGAGCGGCTCAGCGGGGACGACGAACTGGGTGAGTTCGTGTCGGACGGGCGGTTGGAGGTCGTCGCCGCCCGCTACGACCTGGAGAGTTCCAGGGTCACCTGGCTCTGA
- the paaN gene encoding phenylacetic acid degradation protein PaaN translates to MPTHHPDLLERHRGTLDAAVAAIRGRHHHSAYPESPSRSVYGEEAAPEGKAAFEALLGRDFPLDGPGDRGRVATERSPYGPALDVTYPRADAEALLAASGRALASWRRVPLEVRAGVCLEVLDRLNRRSFEMAHAVQHTSGQSFVMAFQAGGPHAQDRGLEAVAYGYDMIGRYAGESRWEKPHRRGGPITMAKRYTARGRGIGLVIGCNTFPTWNSYPALFADLVTGNTAIVKPHPGAVLPLAITVAVAREVLTEQGLDPDTVLLAAEAPEDRLAADLALRPEVRIVDFTGSTEFGDWLEDNARQAFVSTEKAGTNTVVVDSTDAYRPMLGNLAHSLSLYSGQMCTTPQNIYVPAGGVDTDEGHKDADEFAADLAAAVAELVADPARLVGVLGAVVNDGVRERVDTVEGLGELLLAPTSPAHPEFPDAVVRTPALVRLGAENREVYGREHFGPISFVITTADTGESLRLLGETIAEQGAITAAVYSTSEDVLERAEEAALDAGVNLSANLTQGVFVNQSAAFSDYHGSGANPAATSALTDPRFVAGRFDFVQSRRHV, encoded by the coding sequence GTGCCGACGCACCATCCGGACCTGCTCGAACGACACCGAGGGACCCTTGACGCCGCCGTCGCGGCGATCCGCGGGCGGCACCACCACAGCGCCTACCCGGAGTCGCCGAGCCGATCGGTCTACGGGGAGGAGGCCGCCCCGGAAGGAAAGGCTGCCTTCGAGGCGCTGCTCGGCAGGGACTTCCCGCTCGACGGGCCCGGCGACCGGGGCCGCGTGGCCACCGAACGCTCTCCCTACGGCCCGGCACTCGACGTCACCTATCCGCGGGCCGACGCCGAAGCCCTCCTCGCCGCCTCCGGCCGGGCCCTCGCCTCCTGGCGACGTGTGCCCCTGGAGGTGCGCGCGGGTGTGTGCCTGGAAGTCCTCGACCGGCTCAACCGCCGCAGCTTCGAGATGGCGCACGCCGTCCAGCACACCAGCGGCCAGTCCTTCGTCATGGCCTTCCAGGCGGGCGGCCCGCACGCCCAGGACCGGGGGCTGGAGGCGGTGGCCTACGGCTACGACATGATCGGGCGCTACGCGGGCGAGTCCCGGTGGGAGAAACCCCATCGCCGCGGCGGCCCGATCACCATGGCCAAACGCTACACCGCGCGCGGGCGCGGGATCGGCCTGGTCATCGGCTGCAACACCTTCCCGACCTGGAACTCCTACCCCGCGCTCTTCGCCGACCTGGTCACCGGCAACACCGCGATCGTCAAGCCCCACCCGGGCGCGGTGCTGCCGCTGGCGATCACCGTGGCGGTCGCCCGCGAGGTGCTCACCGAACAGGGCCTGGACCCCGACACCGTGCTGTTGGCGGCCGAGGCCCCCGAGGACCGCCTCGCGGCCGATCTCGCCCTGCGCCCCGAGGTGCGGATCGTCGACTTCACCGGCTCCACGGAGTTCGGCGACTGGCTGGAGGACAACGCACGGCAGGCCTTCGTCAGCACGGAGAAGGCCGGGACCAACACGGTGGTGGTGGACTCCACGGACGCCTACCGCCCGATGCTCGGCAACCTCGCCCACTCCCTGTCCCTGTACAGCGGCCAGATGTGCACCACCCCGCAGAACATCTACGTCCCGGCCGGGGGCGTGGACACCGACGAGGGGCACAAGGACGCCGACGAGTTCGCCGCGGACCTGGCGGCCGCCGTCGCCGAACTGGTCGCCGATCCCGCGCGGCTCGTGGGCGTGCTCGGAGCCGTGGTCAACGACGGGGTGCGGGAGCGGGTGGACACGGTCGAAGGGCTGGGGGAACTGCTGCTCGCCCCGACCTCGCCCGCCCATCCGGAGTTCCCCGACGCCGTCGTGCGCACCCCGGCCCTGGTCCGGCTGGGCGCCGAGAACCGGGAGGTGTACGGGCGCGAGCACTTCGGTCCGATCTCCTTCGTGATCACCACGGCCGACACCGGGGAGTCCCTGCGCCTGCTCGGCGAGACCATCGCCGAGCAGGGAGCGATCACCGCGGCGGTCTACTCCACCAGCGAGGACGTGCTGGAGCGGGCGGAGGAAGCCGCCCTGGACGCCGGGGTGAACCTGTCCGCGAACCTCACCCAGGGGGTGTTCGTCAACCAGTCGGCCGCCTTCAGCGACTACCACGGTTCGGGGGCCAACCCCGCGGCGACCTCCGCGCTGACCGACCCGCGTTTCGTGGCGGGCCGCTTCGACTTCGTGCAGTCCCGCCGCCACGTCTGA
- a CDS encoding TetR/AcrR family transcriptional regulator: MAARVFNERGYDGTSMEDLARALGVTKSAIYHHVTGKTELLRQSLDLAMDALFEVTREEGAVTGPAIARLEHVMRGSVRVLVEELPHVTLLLRVRGNTEVEKHALERRRQFDHLIADLVREGVVDGDIRSDVDPAVASRLLFGMVNSIVEWYKPDRGMAAEEIADSLCRIAFEGLRGHRD, encoded by the coding sequence GTGGCCGCGCGCGTGTTCAACGAACGCGGGTACGACGGCACGAGCATGGAAGACCTGGCCCGCGCCCTGGGCGTGACCAAGTCCGCGATCTACCACCACGTCACCGGAAAGACCGAGTTGCTGCGCCAGTCCCTGGACCTGGCCATGGACGCCCTGTTCGAGGTCACCCGCGAGGAGGGCGCCGTCACCGGACCCGCCATCGCGCGGCTCGAACACGTGATGCGCGGCAGTGTCCGGGTACTGGTGGAGGAGCTGCCGCACGTCACCCTGCTGCTGCGGGTACGCGGCAACACCGAGGTGGAGAAGCACGCCCTGGAGCGCCGCCGCCAGTTCGACCACCTGATCGCCGACCTGGTCCGCGAGGGTGTCGTGGACGGCGACATCCGCAGCGACGTCGACCCCGCGGTCGCCTCCCGCCTGCTCTTCGGTATGGTCAACTCGATCGTGGAGTGGTACAAGCCGGACCGCGGCATGGCCGCCGAGGAGATCGCCGACTCCCTGTGCCGGATCGCCTTCGAGGGCCTGCGCGGCCACCGGGACTGA
- a CDS encoding MHYT domain-containing protein, which translates to MIDHFAYGWWTPAIAYVLSVTGSFIGLRFALLSRDAAGAGRWLWLTLSAACLGGTAIWSMHFVAMMGFRVQGAPIRYDTTLTILSGLLAIGVMFVALTLATTRPTKPWIISGGLIAGAGVVGMHYMGMASMNVHGHLHHDPVYVGAACVIAVSAATTALWFALNVRRASYSLLAALLMGIAVSAMHYTGMFGMSFTAAEQVPLTPPPGANTSDLLLPLITGLFVFLMVCSLFLLLNAGEDNKSRHRDRNNVG; encoded by the coding sequence ATGATCGACCATTTCGCATACGGCTGGTGGACACCCGCCATCGCCTATGTCCTCTCCGTGACCGGATCGTTCATCGGACTGCGGTTCGCCCTGCTCTCCAGGGACGCCGCCGGGGCCGGGCGCTGGCTGTGGCTGACCCTGAGCGCGGCCTGCCTGGGCGGCACCGCCATCTGGTCCATGCACTTCGTCGCCATGATGGGCTTTCGTGTCCAGGGCGCGCCGATCCGCTACGACACCACGCTGACCATACTCAGCGGCCTGCTGGCGATCGGCGTGATGTTCGTGGCGCTCACCCTGGCCACGACGCGGCCGACAAAGCCATGGATCATCAGCGGCGGACTGATCGCGGGTGCCGGCGTGGTGGGCATGCACTACATGGGTATGGCCTCGATGAACGTCCACGGCCACCTGCACCACGACCCCGTCTACGTGGGCGCGGCGTGCGTGATCGCGGTGAGCGCGGCCACGACCGCGCTGTGGTTCGCCCTGAACGTGCGCCGCGCCTCCTACTCCCTGCTCGCCGCCCTCCTGATGGGCATCGCCGTCTCGGCCATGCACTACACCGGGATGTTCGGCATGAGCTTCACCGCCGCCGAGCAGGTCCCGCTCACCCCGCCACCCGGCGCGAACACCTCGGACCTGCTCCTGCCGCTGATCACCGGGCTGTTCGTCTTCCTGATGGTCTGCAGCCTGTTCCTGTTGCTGAACGCGGGCGAGGACAACAAGTCCCGCCACCGCGACAGAAACAACGTCGGTTGA
- a CDS encoding MHYT domain-containing protein, with product MSDLLPQGWMTPAIAYIISAVGSFLGLAFASRARRATGFFRWQWLGLAALSIGGIAIWAMHFVAMFGYSVTGSPLRYDVLLTVISGVLPILVVLVALHLVLRQPTTGRLVASGTLVGVGVIAMHYTGVAAMNIHGSMHHDPAYVALSCVIAVAAATTALWFARNLQHLGGIALAAVVMATAVTAMHYTGMAGLHATPADFNPIGAPDGAKARDLLLPVIIGLFVFLLICSLFLLLGGEDEYEYERRDYTRPSHRAAEHTVQSADASYRPRHGAPEAPVPRQQSRPGDDVWTRRR from the coding sequence GTGTCCGATCTCCTCCCCCAAGGCTGGATGACGCCCGCGATCGCCTACATCATCTCGGCGGTCGGCTCCTTCCTGGGGCTTGCCTTCGCCTCCAGAGCCCGTCGGGCGACGGGTTTCTTCCGCTGGCAGTGGCTGGGCCTGGCAGCACTCTCGATCGGCGGGATAGCCATCTGGGCGATGCACTTCGTCGCCATGTTCGGTTACTCCGTCACCGGGTCCCCCCTGCGCTACGACGTCCTCCTCACCGTGATCAGCGGTGTCCTGCCGATCCTGGTCGTCCTGGTCGCCCTCCACCTGGTGCTGCGGCAGCCCACCACGGGCCGCCTCGTGGCCAGCGGCACCCTGGTCGGTGTCGGCGTCATCGCCATGCACTACACGGGTGTGGCCGCCATGAACATCCACGGGAGCATGCACCACGACCCCGCCTACGTGGCGCTGTCGTGCGTGATCGCCGTGGCCGCCGCCACCACCGCGCTGTGGTTCGCCCGCAACCTCCAACACCTGGGCGGTATCGCTCTGGCCGCGGTGGTCATGGCGACCGCGGTCACCGCGATGCACTACACCGGCATGGCCGGGCTCCACGCCACCCCGGCCGACTTCAACCCCATCGGCGCACCCGACGGAGCCAAGGCGCGCGACCTGCTGCTGCCCGTGATCATCGGGCTGTTCGTCTTCCTGCTGATCTGCAGCCTCTTCCTGCTGCTCGGCGGCGAGGACGAGTACGAGTACGAGCGCAGGGACTACACCCGCCCCTCCCACCGGGCGGCGGAGCACACCGTCCAGAGCGCCGACGCCTCCTACCGGCCCCGGCACGGGGCACCGGAGGCACCCGTCCCACGCCAACAGTCCCGTCCCGGGGACGACGTGTGGACCAGGCGCCGCTGA
- a CDS encoding S1 family peptidase: MFSFTPPRRRVLQTAVVGALATACTLTMTGTAGAIVNGSNSTEEYPFMAAIPASAPEYGLLDGNCGASLIDQEWVLTAAHCVSGDGLELDGIVRVGSDQRKSGGTVRKIDQAFVHPDYVNGESVVANENDMALILLDRPVTEEPITIAAQVGEPGTATRLIGFGTTVDTGFDFPDRLQELNTRRGDESECAPGWADRTRLCTITTVPEAMACFGDSGGPQVREGRDGRWELIGVTSGPGAPDVPCSQGPGLYTSAPAYADWISETMRTNSAGADDSDSAGADGSAGADPNDDVGAVAAVAAMAAVLAIAGGAAFAVHRRRARRAT; the protein is encoded by the coding sequence GTGTTCAGCTTCACTCCGCCGCGCCGCCGTGTGCTCCAGACCGCTGTGGTCGGTGCCCTCGCCACCGCCTGCACCCTCACCATGACCGGGACCGCCGGAGCCATCGTCAACGGGTCGAACTCCACCGAGGAGTACCCGTTCATGGCGGCCATCCCGGCGTCGGCTCCCGAGTACGGCCTCCTCGACGGGAACTGCGGCGCGTCGCTGATCGACCAGGAGTGGGTGCTGACCGCGGCCCACTGCGTGAGCGGCGACGGCCTTGAGCTGGACGGCATCGTGCGCGTAGGCAGCGACCAACGCAAGTCCGGCGGCACCGTCCGCAAGATCGACCAGGCCTTCGTCCACCCCGACTACGTGAACGGCGAGAGCGTGGTCGCCAACGAGAACGACATGGCGCTGATCCTCCTGGACCGACCGGTCACCGAGGAGCCCATCACGATCGCCGCTCAGGTCGGGGAGCCCGGCACGGCGACCCGGCTCATCGGGTTCGGCACCACCGTGGACACCGGGTTCGACTTCCCGGACCGGCTCCAGGAGCTGAACACCCGCAGGGGCGACGAGTCCGAGTGCGCCCCCGGCTGGGCGGACCGGACCCGGCTGTGCACCATCACCACCGTGCCCGAGGCCATGGCGTGTTTCGGGGACTCCGGCGGGCCGCAGGTCCGGGAGGGCCGGGACGGCCGTTGGGAGCTGATCGGCGTCACCTCCGGGCCCGGCGCCCCGGACGTGCCGTGCTCGCAGGGCCCCGGCCTCTACACCAGTGCGCCCGCTTACGCCGACTGGATCAGCGAGACCATGCGGACCAACTCCGCCGGGGCCGATGACTCCGACTCCGCCGGGGCCGATGGCTCCGCCGGGGCCGACCCGAACGACGACGTCGGCGCGGTCGCCGCTGTGGCCGCCATGGCCGCCGTGCTGGCCATCGCCGGTGGCGCCGCCTTCGCGGTGCACCGCCGCAGGGCCCGACGCGCGACCTGA
- the rsgA gene encoding ribosome small subunit-dependent GTPase A codes for MSENTFGHPLSGLGWNPRVETAFDAAARHSTHVLLPARVTEARRGAVGVRLPQHETASLAPAVRKAAETDPATAPTSGDWVAVRRSGDTWLVEAVLERSGTLVRQGVAKDSHDQVLAANIDAVLICEAADQGPNVGRLERFLSLAWTSGATPIVAITKAELAGERLPEVVELVESVTTGADVHTVSAHTGLGLEELAARLRPGATWVLLGTSGAGKSSLLNALAGKTVMETGAIREDRRGRHTTTHRQLIPMPGGALFLDIPGVRRIDVPGDESGVDRTFADINALAEQCRFRDCAHGDEPGCAVNAAVDEGELDTRRLERWYKLRREAEWNRSRGDARLRAERRKEWKKNDRHGREAARRKRGY; via the coding sequence ATGTCCGAGAACACCTTCGGCCACCCGCTCAGCGGGCTCGGCTGGAACCCCCGTGTCGAGACGGCCTTCGACGCCGCAGCCCGGCACTCGACACACGTCCTGCTCCCCGCACGGGTCACCGAGGCCCGCCGGGGAGCCGTGGGCGTCCGTCTCCCCCAGCACGAGACCGCCTCACTCGCCCCGGCCGTCCGCAAGGCCGCGGAGACCGATCCCGCCACCGCTCCGACCAGCGGGGACTGGGTGGCCGTCCGCCGCTCCGGCGACACCTGGCTGGTCGAGGCCGTCCTGGAGCGCTCGGGCACCCTCGTCCGCCAGGGCGTGGCCAAGGACTCCCACGACCAGGTCCTGGCCGCCAACATCGACGCGGTCCTGATCTGCGAGGCCGCCGACCAGGGGCCCAACGTGGGCCGCCTGGAACGCTTCCTCAGCCTCGCCTGGACCAGCGGGGCCACACCCATCGTCGCGATCACCAAGGCCGAACTCGCCGGTGAGCGCCTGCCCGAGGTGGTCGAACTGGTCGAGTCCGTCACCACCGGCGCCGACGTGCACACCGTCAGCGCGCACACCGGTCTGGGCCTGGAGGAGCTGGCCGCACGGCTGCGCCCCGGGGCCACCTGGGTGCTGCTCGGCACTTCGGGCGCTGGAAAGTCGAGCCTGCTCAACGCCCTGGCCGGGAAGACGGTCATGGAGACCGGCGCGATCCGCGAGGACCGGCGAGGGCGGCACACCACCACCCACCGGCAGCTGATCCCCATGCCAGGGGGCGCGCTGTTCCTGGACATCCCCGGGGTGCGCCGCATCGACGTGCCCGGTGACGAGAGCGGGGTGGACCGCACCTTCGCCGACATCAACGCACTGGCCGAGCAGTGCCGGTTCCGGGACTGCGCCCACGGCGACGAGCCGGGGTGCGCGGTCAACGCCGCGGTGGACGAGGGGGAGCTGGACACCCGTCGTCTGGAGCGCTGGTACAAGCTGCGCCGCGAGGCCGAGTGGAACCGGTCCCGCGGCGATGCCCGGCTCCGCGCCGAACGCCGCAAGGAATGGAAGAAGAACGACCGCCACGGCCGTGAGGCGGCCCGCCGCAAACGCGGCTACTGA
- a CDS encoding M48 family metalloprotease has product MPAFLAAHAAMFRAWAIVIAISLVYVVLGGVAAHYLELSWWWGLVPAAVMLVFGEIIVLAVGDHPLGGRECVELTRDTDPRLHEVLDRLCALSGQPRPELRLLDLDSANAFTHVDREGRAEIYLSADLVTELDTPELEAVLAHEMAHIAHRDERMLNFVLGMTRWPLYLPMAIIPFMCWFDDKFVEIADRYGRVLEPLIAEDDREPRWEDEPRNRDELLHRVRTQPVLWALKSVRMVVIVVSSLILLPLLLAGAVLVILGLPGAFLFNQQRELAADRAAAQLTGAPSTLAAALDRLQSHHDRIPAKDLRAKSVSALAIIPIDGKGGGWFSTHPPLSRRMDRLGDQARNLDRQRSRPARQ; this is encoded by the coding sequence ATGCCTGCCTTCCTCGCGGCCCACGCGGCCATGTTCCGCGCCTGGGCGATCGTCATCGCCATCTCCCTGGTCTACGTGGTGCTGGGTGGCGTGGCCGCCCACTACCTTGAGCTCTCCTGGTGGTGGGGGCTGGTGCCGGCGGCCGTCATGCTGGTCTTCGGCGAGATCATCGTGTTGGCCGTGGGGGACCACCCCCTGGGCGGCCGCGAGTGCGTGGAGCTGACCCGTGACACCGACCCGCGCCTGCACGAGGTGCTCGACCGGCTGTGCGCCCTGAGCGGTCAGCCCCGACCGGAGCTGCGGCTGCTTGACCTGGACAGCGCCAACGCGTTCACCCACGTCGACCGGGAGGGCCGGGCGGAGATCTACCTCAGCGCCGACCTGGTGACCGAGCTGGACACCCCCGAACTGGAGGCGGTGCTGGCGCACGAGATGGCGCACATCGCCCACCGGGACGAGCGGATGCTGAACTTCGTCCTGGGGATGACCCGGTGGCCGCTGTACCTGCCGATGGCGATCATCCCCTTCATGTGCTGGTTCGACGACAAGTTCGTCGAGATCGCAGACCGCTACGGCCGGGTCCTGGAACCCCTCATCGCCGAGGACGACAGGGAACCGCGCTGGGAGGACGAACCCCGCAACCGGGACGAGCTGCTGCACCGTGTACGGACCCAGCCCGTGCTCTGGGCCCTGAAGTCCGTCCGCATGGTTGTGATCGTCGTGTCGTCGCTGATCCTGCTCCCCCTGCTCCTGGCCGGCGCGGTGCTGGTGATCCTCGGGCTCCCCGGGGCGTTCCTGTTCAACCAGCAGCGGGAGCTGGCCGCGGACCGGGCCGCCGCACAGCTCACCGGCGCGCCCTCCACGCTGGCCGCCGCGCTCGACCGGCTCCAGTCACACCATGACCGGATCCCAGCGAAGGACCTGCGCGCGAAGAGCGTGTCCGCCCTGGCGATCATCCCGATCGATGGAAAGGGCGGAGGGTGGTTCTCCACCCACCCGCCGCTGTCCAGGCGCATGGACCGCCTCGGCGACCAGGCCCGGAACCTGGACCGACAGCGGTCGCGCCCGGCCCGTCAGTAG
- a CDS encoding TatD family hydrolase, protein MGKRSGKAVKERNAQTPPPAPEGLRVAVADSHTHMDMQTPEVDEIIAAAEAVGVTPLVQVGVDLPSSRWAVQIAEAHPGKVWAAVALHPNEAPRVVHGDGAEGVEADDTDWTEKARPAGGIEALEAQLAEIDALAALPRVVAVGETGMDTFRTGPEGARAQEESFRRHIAIAKKHGKALMIHDREAHEDVLRVLAEEGAPERVVFHCFSGDADMARVCAEHGYFMSFAGNVTFASAEPLREAAKVAPPELVLVETDAPFLTPKPYRGRPNAPYLIPLTLRVLAETKGMGEDEFAGIVADNARRAFGW, encoded by the coding sequence ATGGGTAAGCGCAGTGGCAAGGCGGTCAAGGAGCGCAACGCGCAGACGCCGCCTCCGGCACCCGAGGGCCTGCGGGTCGCGGTGGCCGACAGCCACACCCACATGGACATGCAGACCCCCGAGGTCGACGAGATCATCGCCGCCGCCGAGGCCGTGGGGGTGACACCGCTCGTACAGGTGGGGGTCGACCTGCCCTCCTCGCGCTGGGCGGTGCAGATCGCCGAAGCCCACCCCGGCAAGGTGTGGGCCGCGGTGGCGCTGCACCCGAACGAGGCCCCGCGGGTGGTGCACGGCGACGGCGCCGAGGGTGTGGAGGCCGACGACACCGACTGGACGGAGAAGGCCCGTCCGGCCGGCGGGATCGAGGCTCTGGAGGCCCAGCTCGCCGAGATCGACGCGCTGGCCGCCCTGCCGCGGGTGGTGGCGGTCGGTGAGACCGGGATGGACACCTTCCGCACCGGGCCGGAGGGCGCACGCGCGCAGGAGGAGTCCTTCCGCCGCCACATCGCCATCGCCAAGAAGCACGGCAAGGCCCTCATGATCCACGACCGCGAGGCCCACGAGGACGTGCTGCGGGTCCTGGCCGAGGAGGGCGCTCCGGAGCGGGTGGTCTTCCACTGCTTCTCCGGTGACGCCGACATGGCCCGGGTGTGCGCCGAGCACGGCTACTTCATGAGCTTCGCGGGCAACGTCACCTTCGCCAGCGCCGAACCCCTGCGCGAGGCCGCCAAGGTGGCCCCGCCCGAGCTGGTGCTGGTGGAGACCGACGCCCCCTTCCTCACTCCCAAGCCCTACCGGGGCCGCCCCAACGCCCCGTACCTGATCCCGCTCACGCTGCGCGTGCTGGCCGAGACCAAGGGCATGGGCGAGGACGAGTTCGCCGGGATCGTCGCGGACAACGCCCGCAGGGCCTTCGGTTGGTGA